One window from the genome of Deinococcus roseus encodes:
- a CDS encoding DUF4383 domain-containing protein yields MEHFVRRLDAWVALLLMGLSILATFKVAGSGQLFEVFTVNRTLVWVYLLSAILLMGGVLTRDQTAHTASASLGFFFVVLAVLGIGTSSLLDLPLSRGNMWLHFGVGIALLYDWKGTNRAASRMPPETPPLHESSNESSNESSVTGSARRKT; encoded by the coding sequence ATGGAACATTTTGTCCGCCGTCTCGATGCCTGGGTGGCCCTGTTGCTGATGGGCCTGAGCATTCTCGCCACCTTCAAGGTGGCGGGTTCAGGCCAGCTTTTTGAAGTGTTCACGGTGAACCGCACCCTGGTGTGGGTCTATCTGCTTTCAGCCATCCTGCTGATGGGAGGCGTTCTGACCCGCGACCAGACGGCCCACACGGCTTCTGCCAGTCTGGGATTCTTTTTTGTGGTGCTGGCGGTGCTGGGCATCGGCACATCCTCTCTGCTGGACCTGCCCCTCTCAAGGGGAAACATGTGGCTGCACTTCGGGGTGGGAATCGCCCTGCTGTACGACTGGAAGGGAACGAACCGCGCCGCATCGAGGATGCCGCCTGAGACCCCACCCTTGCATGAATCCAGCAACGAATCCAGCAACGAATCCAGTGTGACAGGCTCTGCAAGGAGAAAGACATGA
- a CDS encoding AfsR/SARP family transcriptional regulator — MDASPPVQPFEAERFNLEVQTLGITRVLVNGNEPQWHAQGAREVFFYLLSHPAGRTRDQVVREVWNVEPGTLINTRFRVTVFRIRQALHAQDSVLEEHGVYHLNDLIVQVSDVQRFRAGLKDVRHHTDPGLQMQGLKDTLEHYQGLYLCELSSDWVLGIRADLQAKQARALLHLARLLCERLECKSSIAARQQALHADPYLGEHHHQDLMRCMSQMYSKFDAIEHYRRFVLLLKMEVQDTPMPETVQLAEDIKNNLLLAVPCARDTLDLERGCVLRQWCGQANFDETPFQS, encoded by the coding sequence ATGGATGCGTCTCCTCCAGTCCAGCCTTTTGAAGCAGAACGTTTCAACCTGGAGGTGCAGACCCTCGGGATCACCCGTGTGCTCGTCAATGGGAATGAACCCCAGTGGCATGCCCAGGGGGCCAGAGAGGTCTTCTTTTACCTGCTTTCCCATCCTGCAGGTCGCACCCGGGATCAGGTGGTGCGTGAGGTGTGGAACGTCGAACCCGGAACCCTGATCAACACCCGCTTCCGGGTGACGGTCTTTCGGATCCGGCAGGCCCTGCACGCCCAGGACAGTGTGCTCGAGGAGCATGGGGTGTATCACCTCAATGACCTCATTGTGCAGGTCAGCGATGTGCAGCGTTTCCGTGCTGGTCTCAAAGACGTCCGGCATCACACGGATCCAGGGCTGCAAATGCAGGGGCTGAAAGACACCCTTGAACACTACCAGGGGCTTTACCTGTGTGAACTCAGCAGCGACTGGGTGCTGGGCATCCGGGCAGACCTGCAGGCCAAACAGGCCCGCGCCCTGCTGCATCTGGCCCGCCTCCTGTGTGAGCGCCTGGAGTGCAAAAGCTCCATCGCTGCCCGCCAGCAGGCCCTGCATGCCGACCCCTACCTCGGGGAGCACCACCACCAGGACCTGATGCGCTGCATGTCCCAGATGTACAGCAAGTTTGATGCCATTGAGCATTACCGCAGGTTCGTGTTGCTGCTGAAAATGGAAGTGCAAGACACCCCCATGCCTGAAACCGTGCAACTTGCAGAGGACATCAAGAACAACCTCCTGCTTGCCGTTCCCTGCGCCAGGGACACGCTGGATCTTGAACGGGGTTGCGTTCTTCGACAGTGGTGTGGACAGGCCAACTTTGATGAAACCCCGTTCCAGTCCTGA
- a CDS encoding sensor histidine kinase: protein MWPLVVAGSAGDLQEIAGFPDIQPWRTTLIAPWNSLQELAREVWGGIQGQFAFDRKQRNLQVLRDAQGHTLQDVKGILKASPSHQGAVLLVRADVGATLHGSEELAPGSKVTLSMTCGGAEVELRVQDTGIGIPEEDLEKVFERFYRASHQRLGKDPGGTGLGLAIARTIVDEHGGTIQLESKVGVGTTVVVRLPAQRELS, encoded by the coding sequence ATGTGGCCTCTGGTGGTTGCTGGATCTGCAGGGGACCTGCAAGAAATCGCAGGTTTTCCAGACATCCAGCCCTGGCGAACCACCCTGATTGCCCCCTGGAATTCCTTGCAGGAACTGGCGAGAGAAGTGTGGGGTGGGATTCAAGGGCAGTTTGCTTTCGATCGCAAGCAGAGAAACCTGCAGGTTTTGAGAGATGCTCAGGGACACACTTTGCAGGATGTGAAAGGCATCCTGAAGGCCAGCCCATCCCATCAAGGGGCAGTGTTGCTCGTGCGTGCGGACGTGGGAGCAACACTACACGGTTCTGAGGAGTTGGCCCCAGGGTCGAAAGTCACCCTCAGCATGACCTGTGGGGGCGCAGAAGTGGAACTGCGGGTGCAGGACACCGGGATTGGCATTCCCGAGGAGGACCTGGAAAAGGTCTTTGAGCGCTTCTACCGGGCCAGCCACCAGAGGCTCGGCAAAGATCCGGGGGGAACAGGTCTGGGCCTTGCGATTGCCCGGACGATTGTGGACGAGCATGGGGGGACCATCCAACTGGAAAGCAAGGTGGGGGTCGGCACCACAGTGGTGGTCCGGCTGCCTGCCCAACGGGAATTGAGCTGA
- a CDS encoding DUF6326 family protein: MTRHLPNHSTFQNLQIPVQARIAAAWTSFMFLYIYVDILNFYKPGVIDGILNGLIWKFDISSTLLTIFLVSVSVPAMMVWLSMTLPARVNRATNLVIATLLIPYSMFNAAGASWEWAAFYGLSIGIEVLLLAFILRSAWTWPRTHSEAATVPTVDRLRQ; encoded by the coding sequence ATGACACGACACCTCCCCAACCACAGCACTTTTCAGAACCTGCAGATCCCTGTGCAAGCCAGAATCGCGGCAGCCTGGACCAGCTTCATGTTCCTTTACATCTATGTTGACATCCTCAACTTCTACAAGCCCGGCGTCATCGACGGCATCCTGAATGGCCTCATCTGGAAGTTCGACATCAGTTCGACCTTGTTGACCATCTTCCTGGTGTCCGTGTCGGTTCCGGCCATGATGGTGTGGCTCTCCATGACGCTGCCCGCCCGGGTGAACCGCGCCACCAACCTCGTCATTGCAACGCTTCTGATCCCCTACTCCATGTTCAACGCGGCAGGGGCATCCTGGGAATGGGCCGCCTTCTATGGCCTTTCCATCGGGATTGAGGTGCTGCTGCTGGCTTTCATCCTGCGCTCCGCCTGGACCTGGCCCCGCACGCATTCTGAAGCTGCCACTGTCCCGACGGTTGACCGGCTGCGACAGTAA
- a CDS encoding response regulator transcription factor, with amino-acid sequence MNANPLVLIVEDEPDIADLLEAYLRREHFQTERAADGPGAVRLHHAARPDLVLLDVNLPGFDGFEVLRKIREGAQTPIILVTARAEDLDKLLGLKLGADDYVVKPFSPLEVVARVKAVLRRVGMQTSTQPLRYGELELDPVAVRIRVSGVRLDTTLTEYRILEHLLRHPNRTFSRAELLEVALPDSDALERVMDTHLGNLRKKLDQAGMPKIIETVRGVGFRLRLE; translated from the coding sequence GTGAATGCAAACCCGCTGGTTTTGATTGTCGAGGACGAGCCTGACATTGCCGATTTGCTTGAGGCATACTTGCGTCGCGAACACTTTCAAACCGAGCGGGCAGCGGACGGCCCGGGTGCAGTGCGTTTGCACCATGCGGCCCGCCCTGATCTGGTGCTGCTGGACGTCAACCTTCCAGGATTTGATGGCTTTGAGGTGCTCCGAAAAATCCGGGAAGGTGCCCAGACCCCCATCATCCTGGTGACGGCGCGGGCCGAAGACCTGGACAAATTGCTCGGCCTCAAGCTGGGTGCAGACGATTACGTGGTCAAACCGTTCTCGCCGCTCGAGGTGGTGGCCAGGGTCAAAGCTGTGTTGCGCCGGGTGGGAATGCAAACCAGCACCCAGCCACTGCGCTACGGTGAACTCGAACTGGACCCGGTGGCGGTACGGATCCGGGTTTCAGGGGTGCGGCTGGACACCACCCTGACCGAATACCGCATTCTCGAGCACCTGCTGCGGCATCCCAACCGCACGTTTTCCCGGGCCGAACTGCTGGAAGTCGCCCTGCCCGATTCCGACGCGCTCGAACGGGTGATGGACACCCATCTGGGAAACCTGCGCAAAAAACTCGATCAGGCGGGAATGCCCAAGATCATTGAAACCGTGCGCGGGGTGGGGTTTCGCCTGAGGCTGGAATGA